The stretch of DNA aaaaaaaaatgaaaattattaaataaacacACGACGTAACCATAAAcgtgaaatgtaaaataatttacaaatataatacagtGTTACATTGTGCGatagtaaatatataaatacaatgaTTTTGAATAACGAAACAAAAGGTTTGTACGTTTCAGCTCGCGTTGTTGTAAAAGACTGTACCTCGTGCCTtacgtaaattattattttcatgctTGTGCTTTGTTTCTAATTGAAGTTCCCGTAGTGACAGGCAACTCGATGCACGCATGAGTTACAACCTCGTGCTGATGAAGATGCGAACTCATATTACGGCTCaagatttttaataattgtatcttGAAAACTAAGAGAGAGCGACAATTATTTTTTACCACCGAATCCCTCGATACATTTCATGGCTGTTGACATTAGCGAGCTCGAGTTCTTTTTTGTAAGCGATGGtactatttttcaattattttcctcTCTTCGAAACCTTTGGCATAAATTTTCTGCATCTTCCAtcgtacagaaattcgtttaatcgcCACAAGTATCGTGTTTCTCTTCTAAGAATCGATTTCACTGCTGCGGAATTCAACTGTGATAATGACGAAGTCACGGGTATTTAGTTTACACCTAACACTGCTACCATCGCTACTACCAAAGCAGCTTACGTATTAAATTTAACCGaacaaatttattttgcaaTTCAGTAGAAGCAGTTAAAAGCAACACTTAAACTTTTTACGActcttttatttaatattaagttTCTTCGAGTTAATTTAAGTAACACTGACCACTATCCCAAGAATATGTATCATCTATATTTagatgaatatttttctctttttttattcgTCTTTTAAACACGCAAATTCCAAGATATTTTTCTTCATACACTGttgttatataattattatatttgacGGGATATTTGGTCTGTTATTTACTTGTATAATTTACTCCTCCCCAGTCTGTCCTTGCATACTGTTGATGCTTTAATAACCAAGttctgtatatgtatatttttctcaaacTTCCTTTTCCTTTGTGTCTGCGTACTATTTTAATAGTCTTTCAGTCAATATCTGTTTCACAAACTTCTACACTATTTTTAAACATGCAATTCGATGCTTTATTCTTTTCCGTTTCCCATAACTACATTCTCATTTCCTTGTTGGACGTAACATCGTTCTATCGCTCTTATATGCGAGTAGTTTATAAGTTTAAGTTTCAGTTAGGTTGTAGAACGGCCATATTCGCTGAACTTTGTCCTCTCACCATGCTTCTATAAAATGCAATGTTCTTATATCGctgcattttgtttttttttttcataattcagTGAATAAAATCGTCAAATAAAAATATCCCGTTTGTTAGtaaataataagtaaaataaaaccTTGATAAAAAGCACGAGAACGTTGTGTGTTGCACCATGTTGACAAGAGGAAGAGATAGTCACTTTACAACATTTAAAGTTGTAAATAAAACTAGCAGTTAGTTGTGATCGTAGGTAATGAAGATACGCTGTCTAAGTGGGGCTGTGTCTTCGTAGAttggttacctcgataattgtacacCTTTGAATTCGATAATGAGCAGTTTCTTGATGGAGATAGTTGGAAGGTTGAGAACCCTTAAATACGCTATCTAAGTGGGGCTGTGTCTTCGTAGAttggttacctcgataattgtacaaaCGATCAGTCCTATTTTCCTACAACTATCGAGGTTCCTCAATATCGTGACCTGGAACGAGTGCATAAAAATTGTAAGAATGTTCAATGTTTCAGCCAGCGTGGTGGTAGTGTGTACGCCTTTGGGTTCGATAATGGGCGGCTTCTTGATGGAGATAGTTGGAAGGTTGAGAACCCTTCAATTAGGTGCGATCCCGTTTGTGGCTGGCTGGATCCTCATAGCACTTTCGACGAACATTCCGATGCTTTTAGTTGGTCGTCTATTAACTGGACTAGCCACGGCTCTAGCAACCTCTCCAGCTATCGTTTACATCACCGAGGTTGCACGACCTGAACTTAGAGGATCGTTGATGTCTTTCGGTCCGACTTTGGCATCCTTCGGCATGCTCCTGTCGTACTTGAAGGGCGCGTTCATGGATTGGAGGCTGGTGGCTTGGCTCGGCATTATTTACGCCGTTGTACCAATTATTTTAGTAGAAGTCTTTGTGCCCGAGTCTCCTGTGTGGCTGGTCTCCAAGGGTCGAACGGAAGAAGCGAAAAAGTCGTTAGAATGGTAAGGAATCGTTCTGTAAAAGACATATTTTATAGACGATAAGAATGTTACCTGGTCGAGTGTAGTTCTAACGTGGAGCTAATGTTTCAGGCTGTACAAATACGAGACGAAACAGGGGAAGATGTCCGCTGCGGAGGCACAGTTAACAACGATCGTGAAGGAGAATGAAATCAAACTGAGCGAACAGAGGAAGAGCAAATACGGTGGCGTGTCCAACAAGATCCGAGCATTCATGAAACCTACGGGATGGAAGCCGATAACGATACTCTTTCTGCTCTTCTTTTTCCAACAGTTCTCAGGAATCTACGTTACACTCTTCTATGCTGTCACGTGGTTCCAAGTAAGCAACCATGAACTTCTTGAATCATCTCCAAGAGTCGAGATCGTTGATTCCTGTTTCATAATTGTCGTTATCGTTGTTCAGGAAGTTGGCTCCGGTGTGGACGAATATATAGCCTCGATTCTAGTCGGTGCAACGCGGTTCCTGTGTTCGATGGTGAATACATGGCTGCTGAGGCGGTACAAGAGACGTCCATTGTGTATAATTTCGTCATTGGGCATGGCACTTTGTATGATCGTTTCCGGTTATTTCACTCTCCTCATTAAAGCCGGCGATCGCTCCGGTTACTGGGTATGCAATGAAAATTTCGACTGGAACTCTTCAAATAAaggattaatttaaatttatccgTTCGTTAGGTACCTGTCCTGTGTCTGCTGCTATACGTTTGCTCGTCTATGGTCGGTATGCTAACCATTCCCTGGACCATGACTGCGGAATTGTTCCCAACCGAGATCAGAGGAATAGCTCATTCCATCAGCTACTCGATAGCCAACTTGCTATTGTTTACTGCTTTGCAAAGTTACAGGAGTTTACAAAGCTTTCTGGGTGGTACGTACCTGATCAATTCTATGCAATCTCTtaagaatttaaatttttaacatcATTGGAGATAAAGAtgttatagaaattattcgataattgtctACAAAAGGTGTTTGAACACCGGTTTCAACGATCTTGAACTACGTCGCAAGGAACATTATTTTGAGTAACTGTTTGAGCAACAGTTGACTCTAGTTTTCGAAATCTCCCCCGAAAACTTTTGCTACTATTGCATAAAACTCTACCTATACGTATGTGTCCGTGGTAGCGTATACATTGGTATGCATCCGCCACTTACCTACCGTTTGCATAAGCGTATTACGGCAACCGGATTCTTAACGTTCTCATAATGGGAATGTCAGAAATGACTttcaccgattttaatgaagTTGTAACCGTGGATGACCAGccagttgtaaaaaaaaaaataagtataaagtttagaaaaattcaaCTCTGTACTTGAGTAATGTACAAAAGCAACGACAGATTTGAAAATGTAAGAGGCTGCTAATATTTTGTTCTCTGGTTTAGAAAAGATCACGAATTTGGATACGAGTCCTCTATTACTCAAATATATCTGAATAAGCGATTTTGTCAAACCTTACACTGGCTGTATCCAGTTACAATTGTTGTATATGTAAACATACGAGCCCgtcaaatttcgttaaaatcaacgAGAGTCACCTTTGACATGTAAtatgaaataattataattatatacttaAACGTTTTTACCCTAATTCGAGTTTTCGAGAATAAACACGTTAATTTATTTGTTGTTTGAAGGATCTTATGCCGTGCAGTGGTTCTTCGCCGGTATTTCGATAGGTGCAGCTGTTTTCGTGTGGCTTTTGCTACCGGAAACCCACGGCAAGAAGCTCTCCGAGATCGAAGAATACTTCCATAATAATTTCTTGGCTTGTGGAGCCGAATCGAAGGCTCGAAAGCAACGCGCGAAGAGGAAGAACAAACGAAACGAGATAACGTCCGCCACAGAGCCACTAAATCCAGCGAAATCGAAATCCATACAGAACGTTTAATATACTTGTTTAATAGCCTTGTTTCGCACAGGCTGGATCTGCGAGAAGAGATTCTTAACCAGAGGAGGGAGCTACGTTGTACGTGTAACACTCGTTCTATACGTGGCTACGCGGATAACGTTTTGATTCAAGTTACCTTTAAACAGATAAAGCGCGATCAGTCGCACACAGATTTTTATGAACAAAGCACTGATCACTTCGGTATCGTTAAGTATCATTTATAGTAGCGTGTCAGAGTCGAGAGACCAGGGAGTGCTATGGGAGTGCATTACGAAGCTGCGTAGTTTCGTATTTAAGCTTTGCTTTCGCTTGAATCGCGATTATAAGGACGTGTAAACGGAAAGAAAGCGATGTAGCGAATAAGACGAGAAATTTTGAAGAGAGCACGCTGTGGAAGAATCACTATATCGCTTGGTTGTAATCATAGCTTCGAAGTTTCCTCGAGACGAGTCCTTGGTTGTTGTTAAATCGAAAAATGTTCTTGAGAAAAAGTAATCGGTAAACGATGGGATTACAAACAGCGTATTAACGAATTTCTAcgactgttttcttttttttttttttggagagtTCTACGATAACAATCACGAGAGGCACATCTGCTTGCGTGGAAAGAAATCAATACTGCTACACGACCACGCACTCACAACGTGACGTTGCGAGGACAACGGGTCGGAGAATATTTGTACCAAAAAAATAGTAAACGACTCTACACGCGACACACAAAGCAGTATTACATGTTGATCTGATACAGTCTTTCGTGCACACGAGCACGGATGGCTGTAGAAGAGATGAATAATAGTTCTTCGTTCGGAATAAACGTTGATTACGCGCTAATGTCTTTCTTACGCTATTCCTTTCTGGAAATCAATTGAACAACTTCGCTGTGATTTAACAGTActtgtaaacaaaaatattgtacaatctgTGACAGTCGGTTACAGTATCCTGTTTTTCATTCAAACGAATTTACAAGGTGGCCGTAAATACACGGTAAAAACTGAGATAGGCGTGTTTCTTTTCTGGAAgaataaataattcgaaatcGTAGAATAAAATTGGCTTCTTCTCTCGTACAGTtgaattgattttgaaaattgcgGTATGCTCGTGCTCGATTGAAATTCGTTTACCTATGTATATAAGTAATAATTTATAACCGATAGTACTATTTTCATTCGATTAGCTTTGTTTACTTAACGTACATGAGTCTAGCGCCTAGGTACCGCAAGTATTTTCGAAGATGATTTTCTCgaacacgaagaaagaacggacaaAACAAAtgtattccaaattttcgatttattgtTTGAAGGAAATAACAATCGCCTATGTGTTTGTACTATATAttttgagacaccctgtatcgAAGCGCAGGCGCTGTGTTCAATTAACTTTTTTTCTATGGCGCTCGTCCATTTTAATAGGTATTTAAGATTATGACCTTTGTACGGCGCTACTTCACGTTTGATAACCTATTTATAAAAATGCAAACCTTTTTCGATATCTTTATACCGAATTTGATACTAAAATGGCCCCATGTATGCATACACCAGGGATCATTGATCTTTTCACGAAAAGGACGCAAGAATTAATGCTCCACGGTGTATATTCTATGTTAGACCGTACACGAAACACGCGAAGTACTTTTTACGTGTTACCTACAGGAAAACCATAGAATAAAACTAACCCAGTTCTATCTGTCAGAAGTCCCTACAAATATTCTATCGCTGACTAATTGAACTTACTTTTTATTAGATGTGATAGCCTCGTAATCGATGGACCAGATTTAACGTCCAAGTCTATCTTAAAGTTTCGAGCGAAGATACTCGATAACAATCGTGCATAATCGAACAGACTTTGCCGACGAAAGATGGTGCCATGTCAAATAAAAGttccaattaatttttatcgatgatTACCTTATCCGTGTATCTAGAAGAAATTAATCCGTAAAAATCCTCAATGCAATCAAATTTTCAATGATCGTCACGGCTATCCCACAAAGAAATATACGATTATTCATTCAGTATAAAAGCAAATTTTGCAACAGGTGTCGAAACTATTGGTTCGACAAGTGCCTTTCTTTTTTGTCGACTGTTCGATGATTATTTGTAATATAAGTGTGTCTGAATATGCAAACAGAGTAGCTCTTACACTAATATACTTTGTATTGTGCAATACAGCATGTTTGTATTTCTTAAGTATAAATGGATGTATGCATACATATATACCTACATTTATATTTGTGTACGTACCATTGTAAAATTTCATGAAGTGTTTCTAATAAAATCATATTTTTGGAAACCACAAATAAAACGACTTACCGACTGCTTAATCAATTTATTACTCAAAATGGAAACGATGACTTTCGTTTGCCGATCTGCGTACACCTACAGTGAATGCAAACGAGACATACATGTACTATCTGTCTGCGAGAAAACGGCtaacgattatttaaatttccacTCTGATTTACAATTACTTTCCTCACCATCGCAGGTATTGCCGCTATTGGCCAGAAACGTGACGAAGTTCGACACGATGTGTGCAATTGTAGGGTAATTAGTAGATTGTAAACCAGAGTGGGCATTCAAACACTCGTTAACAGTGTTGGGATACTGTCAGATAAACTATGACGTCACCAGTAGCGTGGAACGTAATCTGTAGAACGAATAAAAAGTTGACAATTTCATTCAATCGATGACGGTACATCTCATTCATTATCCTCGTATTTACTCATCTTTCTTTCTCATTTGCTCTCACTCGCTGTCTTTATCTTCAATTGTCGATAGCCATTATTGACAAAATTTTATATTGGCGACTGAATCGCTCTCACTGTACAGGTTATAAAAACTTCTTCAATTACGATATTTCTCGATATACGTATGTAAAACGCATACAACTATTTTACACAACGATACACGATAATTATGGAAAAACCACATCTATAATAATTCagtatttaatacaaaattacaAGCAGGAACTTCGAACATTCCGAACCCTGCCTATTTAAACGAAAGGAATAATTACAAGATGTTACATATCAAGGAGTTgagtttttcctcttcttcaaATATGACAATCGTTACATTTCGTGAAGCATtttgttttttcattttattagtTTAATAAGAATTCTTTTTATCCCACAATGTTTGAATTGAATCTTGCTATGCCGGTATGTATTGCCACATGAATACTACTAATTATTTCCATGTTGTCAATCGTTACTATTAGAAACAAATTACCGGCGATTGATCGACCGAGGGTACACAAAATCAtagatacgtatatatatacgtgAATTGCCATCTGAACGATAAACAGTAACCGATAATCGGTAACCGGTAAACCACGATTTTAGTATGTGAGATGTGAGATAATACTGCTTATATCCATTCTAATTCTAAATTGAGCGGATAATTGATATATCCGCGTGTGTAATTCTTATTATTGGTCTAAATAAAACATAACAAATTCAATTGTTTCAAAGTATACGACAATTGGTTTTATTCTGACGCGAATTCATCaatcaacgaacgaaaattatatACGAGATTTAATTACATGAGCTCCATAAATGTATGTATGCATACGTGTATAGCATATAAGATCGACAGTTAATAAAGGATAGCCAGACAAAATCTTTGTAACATAACCGATctgttttatatgtatatatatggttttttttaaatttactttttgcAGCAGTATTGCATATTAATTCTGTCAATCCCAATCTTGTTTTATCCACCCAAAGTAGTATTATTTATAATCGACTAGTACACCAGGCCAAAGAGAATATCATAGTCCTCACGATTAGTacctttaaaaaaagaaacagaagtaCAAAGAATTAGACAATCCCATATGCTCAACACGggattagaaatattttcaaattttatttattgacAGACATATGAAGCAACCGACTATTCATCGTTcgcatataaaatatattctctAATACTAGTACGAGTAGCGTATTAAATATATCGGCGATTCAAACAATTTtccttttacgtttttcgttgatTCCCCTTTTCTCtggaaatcgaaagaaaatgaTCACGATTGGGGTGGATCCAGGAAATATTAAGAAGTACATCTGTGCGTGCGAAAAGTACCAAAAATTAATCAATGTTAACAGAATTAATAGCCATGTCTGCGGTGCAA from Ptiloglossa arizonensis isolate GNS036 chromosome 14, iyPtiAriz1_principal, whole genome shotgun sequence encodes:
- the LOC143154380 gene encoding facilitated trehalose transporter Tret1 isoform X1 produces the protein MHDSPSIYTHVEREASKNIEENERECFKDAIVSSRSLNKGFVEPTTLKNAIPEIAACIISASFHISVGLSMAYSAILIPHLEAPDAKVHATKEQTSWIASVVVVCTPLGSIMGGFLMEIVGRLRTLQLGAIPFVAGWILIALSTNIPMLLVGRLLTGLATALATSPAIVYITEVARPELRGSLMSFGPTLASFGMLLSYLKGAFMDWRLVAWLGIIYAVVPIILVEVFVPESPVWLVSKGRTEEAKKSLEWLYKYETKQGKMSAAEAQLTTIVKENEIKLSEQRKSKYGGVSNKIRAFMKPTGWKPITILFLLFFFQQFSGIYVTLFYAVTWFQEVGSGVDEYIASILVGATRFLCSMVNTWLLRRYKRRPLCIISSLGMALCMIVSGYFTLLIKAGDRSGYWVPVLCLLLYVCSSMVGMLTIPWTMTAELFPTEIRGIAHSISYSIANLLLFTALQSYRSLQSFLGGSYAVQWFFAGISIGAAVFVWLLLPETHGKKLSEIEEYFHNNFLACGAESKARKQRAKRKNKRNEITSATEPLNPAKSKSIQNV
- the LOC143154380 gene encoding facilitated trehalose transporter Tret1 isoform X2; this translates as MDPYSLSVEREASKNIEENERECFKDAIVSSRSLNKGFVEPTTLKNAIPEIAACIISASFHISVGLSMAYSAILIPHLEAPDAKVHATKEQTSWIASVVVVCTPLGSIMGGFLMEIVGRLRTLQLGAIPFVAGWILIALSTNIPMLLVGRLLTGLATALATSPAIVYITEVARPELRGSLMSFGPTLASFGMLLSYLKGAFMDWRLVAWLGIIYAVVPIILVEVFVPESPVWLVSKGRTEEAKKSLEWLYKYETKQGKMSAAEAQLTTIVKENEIKLSEQRKSKYGGVSNKIRAFMKPTGWKPITILFLLFFFQQFSGIYVTLFYAVTWFQEVGSGVDEYIASILVGATRFLCSMVNTWLLRRYKRRPLCIISSLGMALCMIVSGYFTLLIKAGDRSGYWVPVLCLLLYVCSSMVGMLTIPWTMTAELFPTEIRGIAHSISYSIANLLLFTALQSYRSLQSFLGGSYAVQWFFAGISIGAAVFVWLLLPETHGKKLSEIEEYFHNNFLACGAESKARKQRAKRKNKRNEITSATEPLNPAKSKSIQNV